One region of Thermodesulfobacteriota bacterium genomic DNA includes:
- a CDS encoding type II toxin-antitoxin system HicB family antitoxin, with the protein MESVKVIVEKHPDGYVAYPLGLKGVVVGQGDTYEAAMADVRSAILFHIDTFGHEALDLDPPVLEAFVAEAGIPASRTGTAS; encoded by the coding sequence ATGGAAAGTGTGAAGGTGATCGTGGAGAAGCACCCTGACGGCTATGTGGCCTATCCCCTCGGCCTCAAAGGGGTGGTCGTGGGACAGGGGGACACCTATGAGGCCGCGATGGCAGATGTGCGCTCGGCCATCCTCTTCCATATCGACACCTTTGGCCATGAGGCCTTGGACCTTGATCCCCCGGTGCTGGAAGCCTTCGTGGCCGAGGCAGGGATTCCTGCGTCC